In the genome of Nonlabens sp. MB-3u-79, one region contains:
- a CDS encoding fibronectin type III domain-containing protein, producing the protein MKQIYVFLVSIICLTLSLNAQAQCNYQLELTDFFGNDWDSGANATANTGVDVTIDGVTTTYLIVNPSPTANTPVTETYTIAVNNGSSIAVDYRATSLPGDGQFRLVDSEALLVYETPIAQSSMMNIFTGVASCPTCPVITNLVSSSVSANEAVLSWTNGGSETEWEIEYGLSPYTVGSGGVITSATTNPFTLTGLNSITTYDIYVRAVCVPVTDISNSVGPITFTTAESCPSPSNFAPVTQSAFEIQFIWDANGNTSASYEVNYGVAPFNQGDPGGLTDLGFTAPFAIVGGLMSDTTYDFYVRIDCGMGDLSLWAGPYTATTAISCPAITGLQADVITDNSLDVSWTAGGAETEWEVEYAVAGTITTPFSTPAQGTRINGLSMSSTSITGLTDASVYDVFVRAVCDPVLPDYSSATQLTVTTLCLSFTPTPAAPYVQDFESFTAALGFTEELCWTGSAVDSYDWNLDNNAGTPSSGTGPNAAFSGTNYFYTEASGASAGTSIATLTGPQFDLSGLTNPSVQFYYHMFGGQIGDLILEVEDFSGAGWTAVNTISGAQQTAQGDAWLLQIVNLGAYAGQTVQIRFRAISGGSFEGDIALDDVTVGELPACPDANLLATDAILDSTAILSWSENGLATSWEVEVQPTGVAQGTPAAAYENLTATNPETATGLTPETTYDYYVRSNCGVDGFSAWVGPFTFTTKCAPIAAPYTEDVETLTAGLDFAAENCWEGSWDSTSFTEWNWNVDGAGGTPSNNTGPDGANSGANYFYIEGNGGSAGNEAVLLAPIVDISGLTAPAMQFASHMFGAATGILHVDVNDGGGFVNDVLILTGQQQTSSAAPWDVQVVDLLPYNGTGTVQVRFRAERTETGFTGTSDISIDDIVFDELPACAQPSALNSGTLTDTTAEILWNENGTAASWDIEYGPCGFTPGDGTSTTVATGTNPFTLTGLTAFTCYEYYITADCGMGTLSAATGPGTFTTECAAFLAPFFDTFEAFTASTNFVEENCWEANADSGYDWNVDGSGSTPSGGTGPTGAFSGTNYFYIESSSATVGDEARLISPLIDISALTTPSIQFKYHMFGGDMGTLHIDVNDGTGWIDDVDMIVGQQQTAQADDWLDAIIDLAPVTLVGNVIQVRLRGENNGTFQGDISIDDFRVDDIPTCPSITMLSTGVVNSSSVDLNWVAGATEVEWVVEYRVVGTTAFTAVSPNPTTPAITVTGLNSGTDYEFCVSAVCGPTDISQQTCTNVSTSPDYCSGDLFLDSGGAAGDYQNSENIIYNICPDNAGDVVYVNFTFNEMEDSGSGCFDGLTIYDGPDATFPTINTPGGGTEWCWDGTSGTGDLTQELLIGTSTSGCITLVWSSDGSITRQGWSANVTCASPPTCPSPDMLTLDASTSTTAGLSWVAGGTETEWDVEVGLPGFVPNTGAQIGSVIDVLTTPTTTVTGLTDDTAYEYWVRAVCAPGDESIYIGPFAFRTRCVATTAAYSTNYDTDPLNGLNNCDSRIVVGSGIGTATEVRVDDFTANSGAQHIYMYSGSTGATAELYYILPEFSDLSSDKQVEFQVYDRDNGSLEVGVITNPADASTFTALRTYTDADMADDTYQFETVYFNTLTTTGGFIAFRFVPNGTFDALYIDDVSYDVAPSCPAPSSLGASSVTDTSANLDWLENGTATAWEYEFDIAGFTQGMGVNGIVPTMSNITNSITGLSSATSYEYYVRAICSPTTSSTWVGPYTFFTALGAPQGVSCTTGAPGYIWEDSFETIATTWTGDVGTGSTSGDWNFGRNGATGSFGTGPNGAFDGSGYLFFETSGTNVGTASVVSPPIDLTTGANDELELSFYYHSFGGDLTQVQVAYGTAAAGPFTPIFSYSGPVQAAQGDPFQAVGAMLPSSLIGQTIYIQISGTEEVGNEGGFVGDVAIDLMRIQTCGTFCATPSGVTLSAIGSDSVIIDWTENGTATTWEVAVETAGTGIPTGNGVSTINNPYTATGLSSQTDYEVYVRADCGGGFFSDWTSVQTLTTLCAPFVAPYGTAGGTAGNDFTTFAGVCWEEGSNTDIATGPNGLNGSWGADDFGNDTANVFGQAARVNIWNSGGDMDWLVSPEIDLGTNPGSSFSVTFDVALTAFASTTTDNFGSDDQVQFLITTDSGVTWNNITTYDAADSLPAIGQLETFSLGAYSGVVRFAFWSTNGTVADGNDVDFFVDNFTVDGTVGVDDIDSFEFSYYPNPTDNLVSFNGQQVIDGIIVRNLLGQQLLVAQPNATSSSIDLSPFPSGLYLIEVSSGEQSRVVKVIRN; encoded by the coding sequence ATGAAACAAATTTACGTTTTTCTCGTTTCGATAATCTGTTTAACTCTCTCCCTTAATGCACAAGCACAGTGTAATTATCAATTAGAGTTGACAGATTTCTTCGGTAACGATTGGGATAGTGGAGCAAATGCTACCGCTAACACAGGTGTTGATGTCACCATTGATGGTGTCACCACAACTTATCTTATTGTAAATCCTAGTCCAACGGCTAATACGCCAGTGACAGAGACTTATACCATAGCGGTAAACAATGGATCAAGCATAGCAGTCGACTACCGTGCTACCAGTCTTCCTGGAGACGGACAGTTTCGACTTGTCGATTCTGAGGCTCTTTTAGTCTATGAAACTCCTATTGCTCAATCATCCATGATGAATATTTTCACAGGAGTGGCATCATGCCCTACCTGTCCCGTAATAACAAATCTTGTTTCTTCAAGCGTTAGTGCAAATGAAGCAGTCTTAAGCTGGACCAATGGAGGTTCTGAAACAGAATGGGAAATAGAATACGGTTTGAGTCCTTATACTGTAGGTTCTGGTGGAGTTATTACTTCAGCTACTACAAATCCATTTACTTTAACTGGATTAAACAGTATTACTACATATGATATATATGTACGAGCGGTATGTGTTCCAGTAACTGATATTAGTAATTCAGTAGGTCCTATCACTTTTACAACGGCAGAATCTTGCCCGTCTCCATCTAACTTTGCACCGGTAACTCAGTCTGCTTTTGAGATTCAATTTATTTGGGATGCCAATGGTAATACAAGTGCTAGCTATGAAGTTAATTACGGTGTTGCTCCTTTTAATCAAGGGGATCCTGGTGGGCTAACTGATTTAGGTTTTACAGCGCCTTTTGCTATTGTAGGTGGTTTAATGTCTGATACGACATATGACTTTTATGTAAGAATTGATTGTGGTATGGGAGACTTAAGTCTATGGGCAGGTCCTTATACGGCAACTACAGCAATTTCATGTCCAGCAATAACGGGACTTCAAGCAGACGTGATCACAGATAATTCTCTTGATGTGTCTTGGACTGCCGGTGGAGCAGAGACAGAATGGGAAGTGGAATATGCAGTTGCAGGAACCATAACAACTCCATTCTCTACTCCTGCGCAGGGAACTAGAATTAATGGTTTATCGATGTCATCAACCTCTATAACAGGTTTAACAGATGCTTCTGTGTACGATGTTTTTGTAAGAGCGGTATGTGATCCAGTGTTGCCAGATTATAGCTCGGCAACTCAGCTTACGGTAACTACTTTATGTTTGTCATTTACTCCAACTCCTGCTGCTCCTTATGTACAAGATTTTGAATCTTTTACAGCCGCTTTAGGATTTACAGAAGAATTATGTTGGACAGGATCCGCAGTAGATTCTTATGATTGGAACCTTGATAACAATGCAGGGACTCCATCATCTGGAACTGGTCCTAATGCAGCTTTTTCAGGAACAAATTACTTCTATACAGAAGCTAGTGGTGCTTCTGCTGGAACTAGTATAGCTACACTTACTGGGCCTCAATTTGATCTTTCAGGATTAACTAATCCATCTGTGCAGTTTTATTACCACATGTTTGGAGGTCAAATAGGTGATTTGATTCTTGAAGTTGAAGATTTCTCAGGTGCAGGATGGACAGCGGTGAATACCATTTCTGGAGCTCAACAAACAGCTCAAGGAGATGCCTGGTTATTACAAATTGTAAACTTAGGAGCTTATGCTGGTCAGACTGTTCAAATAAGATTTAGAGCTATTTCAGGTGGGTCTTTTGAAGGAGATATAGCTTTGGATGATGTCACCGTAGGTGAGCTGCCTGCATGTCCAGATGCTAATCTATTGGCTACTGATGCCATATTAGACTCTACAGCGATTTTAAGTTGGTCAGAGAATGGACTTGCTACTTCGTGGGAAGTTGAAGTACAACCTACTGGAGTTGCCCAAGGTACTCCTGCTGCAGCTTATGAAAACCTTACGGCTACTAATCCAGAAACGGCAACAGGTTTAACGCCAGAAACTACTTATGACTATTATGTGCGCTCTAATTGTGGAGTTGACGGCTTTAGTGCGTGGGTAGGACCTTTTACTTTTACAACAAAATGTGCTCCTATAGCAGCGCCTTACACGGAAGATGTGGAGACGCTTACAGCAGGTCTTGACTTTGCTGCTGAGAACTGTTGGGAAGGTTCTTGGGATTCTACTTCTTTTACCGAGTGGAATTGGAACGTTGATGGCGCAGGAGGAACTCCTTCAAATAATACAGGACCAGATGGCGCAAATAGTGGTGCTAACTATTTTTATATAGAAGGAAATGGAGGTAGTGCAGGAAACGAAGCAGTTTTACTTGCACCTATTGTTGATATTTCTGGACTTACAGCTCCTGCAATGCAATTTGCTTCGCACATGTTTGGAGCAGCTACTGGTATACTTCACGTAGATGTAAATGATGGAGGTGGATTTGTAAATGACGTTTTAATATTAACAGGACAGCAGCAAACTAGCAGTGCTGCTCCATGGGATGTTCAAGTAGTAGATTTACTACCTTATAATGGAACAGGAACGGTACAAGTGAGGTTTAGAGCAGAAAGAACTGAAACAGGATTTACTGGCACATCTGATATATCAATAGATGATATTGTATTTGACGAGCTTCCAGCATGTGCACAGCCATCAGCTTTAAACTCTGGAACATTAACAGATACAACTGCAGAAATTCTTTGGAATGAAAACGGGACTGCTGCATCATGGGATATAGAATATGGTCCTTGTGGATTTACTCCTGGAGATGGAACATCTACTACTGTTGCTACTGGAACTAATCCTTTTACCTTAACTGGATTAACGGCTTTCACTTGTTATGAATATTATATTACAGCAGACTGTGGTATGGGTACTCTAAGTGCCGCAACTGGTCCAGGTACTTTCACAACTGAATGTGCAGCGTTTTTAGCTCCTTTCTTTGACACCTTTGAGGCATTTACAGCTTCAACTAACTTTGTTGAGGAAAATTGTTGGGAAGCAAATGCAGATTCTGGTTATGATTGGAATGTAGACGGTAGTGGGTCTACTCCTTCGGGAGGAACTGGTCCTACTGGAGCATTTAGCGGTACTAATTATTTCTATATAGAGTCTTCCTCTGCAACAGTGGGTGATGAAGCTAGATTAATATCTCCTTTGATTGATATTTCGGCCTTAACTACGCCATCTATACAATTCAAGTATCACATGTTTGGTGGTGATATGGGAACATTGCATATCGATGTAAATGACGGTACTGGATGGATTGATGATGTGGACATGATTGTAGGACAGCAACAGACTGCTCAGGCAGATGATTGGTTGGATGCAATTATAGACTTAGCTCCGGTAACGCTTGTAGGTAATGTTATTCAGGTAAGATTAAGAGGCGAGAATAATGGTACTTTTCAAGGTGATATTTCTATAGACGATTTTAGAGTAGATGATATCCCAACCTGTCCTAGTATTACAATGTTATCTACTGGAGTTGTAAACTCTAGTAGTGTAGATTTGAACTGGGTAGCTGGTGCAACGGAAGTAGAATGGGTTGTAGAATATAGAGTAGTAGGGACCACCGCTTTTACTGCAGTAAGTCCTAATCCTACGACTCCTGCAATAACGGTAACTGGGTTAAACAGTGGTACAGATTATGAATTCTGTGTATCTGCTGTTTGTGGGCCTACTGATATCTCTCAACAAACTTGTACAAATGTATCGACTAGCCCAGATTATTGTTCTGGTGATTTGTTCTTAGATTCTGGTGGAGCTGCAGGTGATTATCAAAATAGTGAAAATATTATCTATAATATATGTCCTGATAATGCGGGAGATGTGGTTTATGTAAACTTCACATTTAATGAGATGGAAGATTCTGGTTCAGGTTGTTTTGATGGTCTTACAATTTATGATGGTCCTGATGCAACTTTCCCTACTATCAATACACCAGGCGGTGGTACAGAATGGTGTTGGGACGGTACGAGTGGTACAGGAGATTTAACTCAAGAACTTTTGATAGGTACGTCTACTTCTGGATGTATAACTTTAGTATGGTCATCAGATGGTTCTATAACAAGACAAGGTTGGTCTGCTAATGTTACTTGTGCGTCACCACCTACTTGTCCTTCTCCTGATATGTTAACTTTGGATGCTTCAACATCCACTACTGCAGGTCTTTCTTGGGTTGCTGGTGGTACAGAAACAGAATGGGATGTTGAAGTAGGTTTACCTGGTTTTGTTCCTAATACAGGTGCACAAATAGGATCTGTTATAGATGTGTTAACCACTCCTACAACAACCGTTACAGGATTGACTGATGACACCGCTTATGAATACTGGGTAAGAGCAGTTTGTGCTCCTGGAGATGAAAGTATTTATATAGGTCCTTTTGCTTTTAGAACACGATGTGTAGCTACTACAGCTGCTTATTCTACAAATTATGATACTGATCCTCTTAATGGATTGAATAATTGTGATAGTCGTATTGTGGTTGGTTCTGGTATAGGAACCGCAACTGAAGTAAGAGTAGATGATTTTACTGCAAATTCTGGTGCACAGCATATTTATATGTACAGTGGTTCAACCGGAGCTACTGCAGAGTTGTATTATATCTTACCGGAATTCTCAGATTTATCAAGCGATAAGCAAGTAGAATTTCAAGTATATGATAGAGATAACGGTTCATTAGAAGTAGGTGTAATTACTAACCCTGCTGATGCTAGTACGTTTACAGCTTTAAGAACGTACACAGATGCCGATATGGCTGATGATACGTATCAATTTGAAACAGTTTATTTCAATACATTAACCACTACAGGAGGCTTTATAGCCTTCAGGTTTGTCCCTAATGGAACATTTGATGCTCTTTACATTGATGATGTCTCTTACGATGTTGCACCATCTTGTCCAGCACCTTCATCCCTTGGAGCATCTTCAGTAACAGATACTTCAGCTAATTTAGATTGGTTGGAAAATGGAACTGCTACAGCATGGGAATATGAATTTGATATAGCTGGTTTTACCCAAGGAATGGGTGTAAATGGTATAGTTCCCACTATGAGTAACATTACTAATTCTATTACAGGACTTTCGTCTGCGACCTCTTATGAGTATTACGTAAGAGCTATTTGTAGTCCAACTACATCTAGTACGTGGGTAGGTCCTTACACTTTCTTCACTGCTCTTGGAGCTCCTCAAGGAGTTTCTTGTACTACTGGTGCGCCAGGTTATATCTGGGAAGATAGTTTTGAAACTATAGCTACCACCTGGACAGGTGATGTAGGTACAGGGTCAACAAGTGGTGACTGGAACTTTGGTAGAAATGGAGCTACTGGATCTTTTGGTACTGGCCCTAACGGAGCCTTTGATGGATCAGGATACTTATTCTTTGAAACTTCAGGAACTAATGTTGGTACAGCTAGTGTTGTTTCACCTCCTATTGATTTAACAACAGGAGCAAATGACGAACTAGAATTGTCTTTCTACTACCATTCCTTTGGTGGAGATCTTACCCAAGTTCAAGTGGCTTATGGTACTGCAGCAGCAGGACCATTTACTCCAATATTCTCCTATTCTGGTCCAGTGCAAGCTGCTCAAGGGGATCCTTTTCAAGCAGTAGGCGCAATGTTGCCTTCTTCTCTAATAGGACAGACTATTTATATTCAAATTTCAGGAACCGAAGAAGTTGGTAATGAAGGTGGATTTGTAGGAGATGTTGCTATTGATCTAATGAGAATTCAAACTTGTGGTACGTTCTGTGCAACTCCTTCTGGAGTTACTCTTTCTGCTATAGGTAGTGATTCAGTAATTATAGATTGGACTGAAAATGGTACTGCTACCACATGGGAAGTTGCAGTTGAAACTGCCGGAACAGGAATTCCTACAGGTAATGGTGTGAGTACTATAAACAATCCTTATACAGCAACTGGTCTTTCTTCACAAACTGATTATGAAGTTTATGTAAGAGCAGATTGTGGTGGAGGGTTCTTTAGCGATTGGACATCTGTCCAAACCCTTACAACACTATGTGCTCCTTTTGTAGCTCCTTACGGAACTGCAGGAGGAACTGCTGGAAATGACTTTACAACTTTCGCAGGCGTATGCTGGGAAGAAGGTAGTAATACAGATATAGCAACTGGTCCTAACGGATTAAACGGTTCTTGGGGAGCTGATGATTTTGGAAATGATACAGCAAATGTATTTGGTCAGGCAGCTCGTGTAAATATCTGGAACAGTGGTGGCGATATGGACTGGTTAGTTTCTCCAGAAATTGATCTAGGTACAAATCCAGGTTCTTCTTTTAGTGTTACATTTGATGTGGCATTGACTGCTTTTGCATCTACAACTACAGATAACTTTGGTAGTGATGATCAAGTTCAATTCTTGATTACTACAGATTCTGGAGTTACTTGGAATAACATCACAACCTATGATGCTGCAGATAGCTTACCAGCTATTGGTCAGCTTGAAACGTTCTCATTAGGAGCTTATTCGGGTGTTGTTAGATTTGCTTTCTGGTCTACTAATGGTACTGTTGCCGATGGTAATGATGTGGACTTCTTCGTAGATAACTTTACGGTAGATGGCACAGTAGGGGTTGATGATATTGATTCTTTTGAATTCAGCTATTATCCTAATCCTACAGATAACTTGGTAAGCTTTAATGGTCAGCAAGTTATTGATGGAATAATTGTAAGAAACCTATTAGGACAGCAATTACTAGTTGCTCAGCCTAATGCGACTTCTTCTAGCATAGACTTATCTCCTTTCCCATCTGGATTGTATCTTATTGAGGTGTCCTCAGGAGAACAGAGCAGAGTAGTGAAGGTGATTCGAAACTAG
- a CDS encoding enoyl-ACP reductase yields MAYNLLKGKRGIIFGALDENSIAWKTAQLAHEEGATFVLTNAPVAMRMGQISELAKSTGSEIIPADATSIEDLENLVSKSVEILGGKLDFVLHSIGMSVNVRKGNHYTDQNYKYTEKGWDVSAVSFHKVMQTLHKNDAMNEWGSIVALTYMAAQRTFPDYNDMADNKAYLESIARSFGYFFGKDKKVRVNTISQSPTPTTAGSGVKGFEGFLSYAEKMSPLGNATAQDCAEYTMTLFSDYTKKVTMQNLFHDGGFSNTGVSQEVIEKF; encoded by the coding sequence ATGGCTTACAATTTATTAAAAGGAAAACGCGGAATCATATTTGGCGCGTTGGATGAAAATTCTATTGCTTGGAAAACAGCACAATTAGCTCATGAAGAAGGAGCGACTTTTGTACTTACAAATGCTCCAGTGGCTATGCGTATGGGGCAAATCAGCGAACTAGCTAAGAGCACAGGAAGTGAAATTATTCCAGCAGATGCTACCAGTATTGAAGATCTTGAAAATTTAGTGTCTAAATCAGTAGAGATTTTAGGTGGTAAATTAGATTTTGTTTTACATTCTATAGGGATGAGTGTCAATGTGCGTAAAGGAAATCATTATACGGATCAAAATTATAAATACACAGAAAAAGGATGGGATGTAAGTGCGGTCTCTTTTCATAAGGTGATGCAAACGCTTCATAAAAATGACGCCATGAATGAATGGGGTAGTATAGTGGCTTTGACCTATATGGCTGCACAACGTACTTTTCCAGACTACAACGATATGGCAGATAACAAAGCCTATCTAGAATCCATTGCTCGTAGCTTTGGTTATTTCTTCGGGAAAGATAAAAAGGTAAGAGTAAATACCATTTCTCAATCACCAACTCCTACAACTGCAGGAAGTGGTGTTAAGGGATTTGAAGGTTTCTTAAGTTATGCAGAGAAGATGAGTCCATTAGGGAATGCTACCGCTCAAGATTGTGCAGAGTATACCATGACTTTATTTTCAGATTATACTAAAAAGGTGACGATGCAAAACCTATTTCACGATGGAGGATTCTCCAATACTGGCGTTAGTCAAGAAGTGATCGAGAAGTTTTAG
- the recN gene encoding DNA repair protein RecN: MLKHIQIENFALIDSLELELQKDLTMITGETGAGKSILLGALGLILGNRADLSAIRDTSRKCVVEAQFQISSLGLKELFEELDLDYEDLSFLRREILPSGKSRAFINDTPVTLSVMNTIGKRLVDIHSQHQTLQLSKDVFQTDVLNAFIIEATKNDSKPASQILQSYRAELVIFKNSQKELKRLKGQEAELSKELDYNNFLLEELEEAGLDQLDQQALEEENEQLSNVESITEVLTEFNAVLSEDDLGILDQLRQLQNKLQSIGPYSTTYAALKERMSSVLLELEDVYQESSNEADKVEADPERLLQINTSLSLLENLYRKHQVEDVASLVQLRDELADKVFVSLGLEKKIKTQEKQLQDSEDKLLQIGKELTGLKIKHKTALEVEVVNIVNDLGMPDAQFLVEVLPQGIYSYSGVDFIQFTFTANKGSQLLALDKAASGGELSRLMLAIKSILSRCKKLPTIIFDEIDTGVSGVIATKMAQIMKSMSEEMQVMSITHLPQIAAAGKDHLIVKKVTDEHMTYSTIQRLDKEARLEEIAQMLSGGTISNAARENARALLN, translated from the coding sequence TTGCTTAAACATATTCAAATAGAAAATTTTGCGTTGATCGATTCTTTAGAATTAGAGCTTCAAAAAGACCTCACCATGATCACAGGAGAAACGGGTGCGGGAAAATCTATCCTATTGGGTGCACTAGGTTTAATTTTAGGTAATCGAGCAGATTTGAGTGCCATTAGAGACACCTCTCGTAAATGTGTGGTAGAAGCACAGTTTCAAATTTCAAGTTTAGGCCTAAAAGAATTGTTTGAAGAGCTGGATCTGGATTATGAAGACCTGAGCTTTTTAAGAAGGGAGATATTGCCTTCTGGAAAAAGCAGGGCATTTATTAATGATACTCCTGTTACACTTTCTGTAATGAATACCATAGGCAAGCGCCTTGTTGATATTCATTCCCAGCATCAAACCCTACAGCTTTCTAAAGATGTATTTCAAACGGATGTTTTAAACGCTTTTATTATTGAGGCCACTAAGAATGATTCAAAGCCAGCTTCTCAAATATTACAGAGTTATAGAGCCGAGTTGGTCATTTTTAAAAATTCCCAAAAAGAACTAAAAAGGTTAAAAGGTCAGGAAGCCGAATTGTCTAAGGAATTGGATTATAATAATTTCTTGCTAGAAGAGTTGGAAGAAGCCGGACTCGATCAATTAGATCAACAAGCATTAGAAGAAGAAAATGAACAGCTCAGTAATGTAGAGAGTATCACTGAAGTGCTTACCGAGTTCAATGCAGTACTCTCTGAAGACGATTTGGGGATCTTAGATCAACTAAGACAGTTGCAAAACAAACTACAAAGCATAGGCCCTTATTCAACGACTTATGCAGCTCTTAAGGAAAGAATGTCTTCGGTCTTGTTAGAGTTAGAAGATGTCTATCAAGAATCTTCTAATGAAGCAGATAAGGTAGAAGCAGATCCGGAGCGTTTGCTTCAAATCAATACTTCATTGAGTCTTTTGGAGAATCTTTATAGAAAACACCAAGTCGAAGATGTGGCGTCATTAGTTCAGTTAAGAGACGAATTGGCCGACAAGGTTTTCGTTTCCCTAGGTCTGGAAAAGAAGATTAAAACCCAAGAAAAGCAGCTTCAAGATTCTGAAGATAAGTTGCTTCAAATAGGGAAGGAGCTTACGGGCTTGAAAATAAAACACAAAACAGCTCTTGAAGTTGAGGTGGTAAACATTGTGAATGATCTAGGTATGCCAGATGCACAATTCTTAGTAGAAGTATTGCCACAAGGTATTTACAGTTATTCAGGTGTAGACTTTATCCAGTTCACGTTCACTGCAAATAAAGGGTCTCAATTGCTAGCGCTAGATAAAGCAGCTTCTGGCGGGGAGCTTTCTAGATTGATGCTGGCGATCAAGTCCATACTTTCAAGATGTAAAAAGTTGCCTACTATTATATTTGACGAGATTGATACTGGAGTGAGCGGTGTTATAGCCACAAAAATGGCCCAGATCATGAAATCAATGAGTGAAGAAATGCAGGTGATGTCGATAACACACTTACCGCAAATTGCTGCTGCAGGTAAGGATCACTTGATTGTAAAAAAAGTAACCGATGAGCATATGACCTACAGCACCATACAACGTCTGGATAAAGAGGCACGCTTAGAAGAAATTGCACAGATGTTAAGTGGCGGAACTATTTCCAACGCTGCGAGAGAAAATGCACGTGCGCTACTCAATTAG
- a CDS encoding DUF4835 family protein translates to MKLSKGFYSFLLALFALFLSNAQELNFTIQVNAQNVAQPDQTIFKTLETSMQEFLNNTKWTDQKFRDEEKINASLVFVVTSYDNDRFRGNFQISASRPVFNSSYTTPVFNFKDDDIAFEYVEYAPFFYNSNRFENNLISLISFYAYTVLGIDSDTFELRGGQPFHEEAQTIVNLAQGSLGAEGWKASDGLISRFRLNDDMLSDTYKEYREVMYSYHLKGLDTFSKDSKAGKIILKNYLQEFNELHNRRPNSLLQRTFFDAKADEIMSIYSSGPAVDIRELKATLQKLAPNQSSKWRNIKV, encoded by the coding sequence ATGAAATTATCAAAAGGATTTTATAGTTTTTTACTGGCTTTATTTGCTTTGTTCCTGTCAAATGCGCAAGAGTTGAATTTTACCATCCAGGTAAATGCTCAAAATGTCGCGCAACCAGATCAGACTATTTTTAAAACGTTAGAAACTTCTATGCAGGAGTTTTTGAACAATACAAAATGGACCGATCAAAAATTTAGAGATGAAGAAAAGATCAATGCGTCATTAGTTTTTGTGGTGACCAGTTATGATAATGATCGATTCAGAGGGAATTTTCAAATTTCGGCATCTCGACCTGTTTTTAATTCCTCCTATACGACACCTGTTTTTAACTTTAAGGATGATGACATCGCTTTTGAATATGTAGAGTACGCTCCGTTTTTCTATAATTCCAACAGGTTTGAAAATAATTTAATTTCTCTCATTTCATTTTATGCCTATACCGTTTTGGGAATCGACTCTGATACGTTTGAGCTTAGAGGAGGACAGCCTTTTCACGAAGAAGCTCAGACCATCGTCAACCTCGCTCAAGGATCGCTAGGAGCTGAGGGATGGAAGGCAAGCGATGGGTTGATTTCTAGATTTAGGTTAAATGATGATATGCTTTCCGACACTTATAAAGAATATAGAGAAGTCATGTATTCCTACCATCTAAAAGGCCTAGACACCTTCTCAAAAGATTCCAAAGCTGGTAAAATTATTCTAAAGAACTACTTACAAGAGTTTAATGAATTGCACAACCGCAGACCGAATAGTTTACTTCAACGCACCTTCTTTGACGCAAAGGCAGACGAGATTATGAGTATTTATTCTTCAGGTCCAGCAGTTGATATTAGAGAGTTAAAAGCAACCTTGCAAAAACTAGCTCCTAACCAGTCTTCAAAATGGCGTAATATTAAAGTTTAG